The Agromyces mariniharenae sequence GCGCGGCGCGATCGCGCGGCATTCCCGGAACCCCCGGCCGCTGCTGCTCGGGTCGTGGACCGTCGAGCGGCCGGAAGTCCACGCCCTGCTCCTCGAGCCACGCCAGGTAGCCGGGCAGCCGGAACGCGAAGTCGTCCCAGTCGAGCGGTCCGCCGTTCCACGCGACCTCCGCGAACGCGCCGAGACGCGGGAACACCGCGTAGTCGAGTCGCTCGCGGGTGTCGAGGTGCTCGGTCCACACGTTCGCCTGCACGCCGATGACGTGCTGCCGCAGCGCCGCCGACGACGCGGACGACAGCGGCTCGAACGACGCGACGTCCTCGAGCGAGAGCACCGTGCCGACGGGGATCGGCTCGCGCGGGTCGTCCGACTGCCGGTAGTCGAGGTAGGTCCACAGGTCGGGGCAGAGCACGACGTCATGGCCGAGCCGCGCCCCGAGCTCGGCGCCGACCGGTCCGCGCCACGACGCGACGACCGCGTCGGGCGCCGGCGCCCCGCCGCCCTCGAGCATCTCGTCCCACCCGATCACGCGGCGCCCTCGACGTGCGAGGTGCGCCGCGACGCGGCCGAGGAACCACGCCTGCAGCGCCGGCTCGTCGGCGAGCCCGCGCTCGGCCATGAGCTCCTGCGTGCGCGGGTCCTCGCGCCACCGCGTCTTCTGCGCCTCGTCGCCGCCGATGCCGATCACGTCGGACTCGAACACGTCGCACACCTCGTCGAGCACGTCGCACACGAAGGCGACCGTCGCGTCCTCGGCATTCAGCACCTCGTCGGAGATGCCGAACCGCGTCCACGGCTCGGTCACCCGTTCGCGCACGGCCCCCGCCCCGCCGACGCCGTGCTCGGGATACGCCGCGAGGATCGCCCGCGCATGCCCGGGCACGTCGACCTCGGGCACGATCCGGATGCCGCGCTCGGACGCGTACCGCACGAGCCCGCGAAGCTCGTCCTTCGTGTACCACCCGGCGTGCGGCACCCCGTCGCCGCGTGCGTCGGGCCCGTGCCCGAGCTGGGACTCCGACCGCCGACCGCCCACCTCGGTGAGCAGCGGATGCCGCCGCACCTCGAACCGCCAGCCCTGGTCGTCGGTGAGGTGCAGCTGCAGCATGTTGAGCCCGTGGGCCGCGACGAGGTCGACGAACCGGTGCAGCTCGGGCAGCGGCCGGAACCGGCGCGCGACGTCGAGCATGACGCCGCGCCACGCGAAGCGGGGCTCGCCGGTGAGGCGGAGCGGGGCCAGCGTCTCGATACGCGTCGGCCTGCGGCCGGCGCTACTCGACGACCGGGATGGCGGCGAGGTCACGCCCCGGCCGCCAGCTCGCGGGCGCGAGCCAGCGCGGCATCCGTCGCCCGGTCGAAGAC is a genomic window containing:
- a CDS encoding beta-N-acetylhexosaminidase translates to MTSPPSRSSSSAGRRPTRIETLAPLRLTGEPRFAWRGVMLDVARRFRPLPELHRFVDLVAAHGLNMLQLHLTDDQGWRFEVRRHPLLTEVGGRRSESQLGHGPDARGDGVPHAGWYTKDELRGLVRYASERGIRIVPEVDVPGHARAILAAYPEHGVGGAGAVRERVTEPWTRFGISDEVLNAEDATVAFVCDVLDEVCDVFESDVIGIGGDEAQKTRWREDPRTQELMAERGLADEPALQAWFLGRVAAHLARRGRRVIGWDEMLEGGGAPAPDAVVASWRGPVGAELGARLGHDVVLCPDLWTYLDYRQSDDPREPIPVGTVLSLEDVASFEPLSSASSAALRQHVIGVQANVWTEHLDTRERLDYAVFPRLGAFAEVAWNGGPLDWDDFAFRLPGYLAWLEEQGVDFRPLDGPRPEQQRPGVPGMPRDRAARIAELERLTADLDAPAAP